Proteins from a single region of Amblyomma americanum isolate KBUSLIRL-KWMA chromosome 10, ASM5285725v1, whole genome shotgun sequence:
- the LOC144108575 gene encoding uncharacterized protein LOC144108575, translating into MSDTYDKLLEVSNRHDKEIEHLRKRVDDIEANQDGQEIRKLRQELNDLSQYSRRQNMEIHGIPVTDGEDLMSKVNSLAVKLDLPTLVAKDIEGLHRLPSQPDKVPVVSIRFANRSTKTDWISKRKECEDDIRFFDNLTASNSNLLWLAKMKAKEMKYAFVWSKEGKIYARKQPGARAIRIACEEDIDKMV; encoded by the coding sequence ATGTCTGACACGTATGACAAATTGCTCGAAGTATCTAATAGGCATGACAAGGAAATCGAGCACCTGCGTAAGAGAGTTGACGACATTGAGGCAAACCAGGACGGGCAGGAAATTCGAAAACTGCGTCAGGAATTGAACGATCTGAGCCAGTACAGTAGGCGGCAAAACATGGAAATACATGGAATACCTGTGACAGATGGTGAAGATTTAATGAGCAAAGTAAACAGCCTTGCTGTGAAGCTTGACTTGCCCACACTTGTTGCAAAGGACATTGAAGGGCTACACCGCCTTCCATCTCAACCAGATAAGGTGCCTGTGGTTTCGATCCGTTTTGCCAACCGATCCACAAAAACAGACTGGATTTCAAAGCGCAAAGAATGCGAAGATGACATTCGATTCTTTGATAACCTGACGGCTTCTAACAGTAATTTACTGTGGCTCGCTAAAATGAAGGCTAAGGAAATGAAGTACGCTTTCGTCTGGTCTAAGGAAGGAAAGATCTACGCTCGAAAGCAACCTGGCGCACGAGCCATCAGGATCGCTTGTGAGGAGGACATTGATAAGATGGTTTAA